The Balaenoptera acutorostrata chromosome 2, mBalAcu1.1, whole genome shotgun sequence genomic sequence aatctgtaaaacagaaatacaaaccatATCAAACTCACAGGGTTGTTCTGAGTTTTAAATGAGACAGTCCATGAAAAGTGCTTAGTACAGTGCTGGGGTACATACTAAGACATTAAAGTTCAAAGACATTCAGAGACTAAAAGCCAGGTCTTCTGACTTAAaaacctctcccttttttctgaaTTCCCAGGAAAGGTAAGAAGCCCTGGCCACTACACCAGAATGATGCAGATGCAAGGAGAGAACCAAGCTGTATCTTGGAGTGGGTGGGGAACCCCTGAGAAAGCAAGTGAGCAGCATATGGGTGTGATACAAGTAGTCAATACTACATTCCTGCTCCTCAAAGCCCCTTCTTATTTGAGCCCCAAGTTCTTTCCATTTCTAGGGGTTTTAGTCAAGGATACATTTAAGAGTCACCCAGAGTTAAATGAGACTGGTAGTAAAGCCCTAGGGGCTTGTCACTTGCATTCCTATTACTTAGGGACAGTGGGAGTGTAAAAGAGCAGTGGCTTTTCCCCAGAagacaaagcccagagatatggCATCACCAATTTTGCCAGATCTCCTTTAAGGAAGCCAGTCTTCCCTGGTCTCCTTCACTGTGTCTACTTTATCTGTgtccagaatccttctcactcTAACCCATCCTGGTGCCAGTAAGTGCTTAGGTAAGGAGAGTCAGCTCAACAGTACATGAGGTTCTtcgagtgggggggggggggaagacatGTTTCCTTTTCCCAGCTCCTCTTACTTCTTCTCCACCCCCACTGAACTCCCATCTTCTACTTCGCTCACCTTGTACTCTTGCACCACCTCCTCCAACGGCACCACGCTGTGCTGTTTGTGGCTCCTGGATTCTCGGCACACCACACAGATGGCTTCTTCATCCACCTCGCAAAAGAGCTTCAGGGCTTCTTGGTGTTTGGGACAAATGCCCTGCTCGTTCCCACGGCTCCCTCGACCAGGGGTTGGGTGCATCTGCCGAATCACCTGGACCATGTTGGCCAGCTGCAGGTTGGGGCGGAAGCTCCGCCTGGGAAAGCTCTTGCGGCACTGGGGGCAGGTGAAGCACCTCCGAGGGGCTGGAGGCGGGGGCAGTGGGGTGACGGGATCTAGCTCCTCTTCCTCGTCCTCCTCCAGCACTTCCTCATCATCCTCCTCATCCTCCCCCCTCAGGTCCCCCTCCACGTTCCCCAAGTAGTAGTCCAGGTcttcctcctcgtcctcctcctcccacaCGTAGTCCATGTTTTCCCAGTTGGACCCGCCCATGCCACTGGTCCAGAACacaccctcctcttcctcctcaactTCCTCCTCCATGTCGCCCTCATAGTCTTCATCCCGCATTGGGGTGTCCCACCCCCCACTGGCCCCCAGAGCgtccacttcctcctcctctccgtcctcctcctcttcctcccggTCTAACTCATCCCTGTCCTCttc encodes the following:
- the TRIM41 gene encoding E3 ubiquitin-protein ligase TRIM41 isoform X6, producing the protein MAAVAMAPNPVQTLQEEAVCAICLDYFTDPVSIGCGHNFCRVCVTQLWGGEDEEDRDELDREEEEEDGEEEEVDALGASGGWDTPMRDEDYEGDMEEEVEEEEEGVFWTSGMGGSNWENMDYVWEEEDEEEDLDYYLGNVEGDLRGEDEEDDEEVLEEDEEEELDPVTPLPPPPAPRRCFTCPQCRKSFPRRSFRPNLQLANMVQVIRQMHPTPGRGSRGNEQGICPKHQEALKLFCEVDEEAICVVCRESRSHKQHSVVPLEEVVQEYKAKLQGHVEPLRKHLEAVQKMKAKEERRVTELKVVSTIPFASSQSQMKSELAAVASEFGRLTRFLAEEQAGLERRLREMHEAQLGRAGAAASRLSEQAAQLSRLLAEAQERSQQGGLRLLQV